From Pagrus major chromosome 6, Pma_NU_1.0, one genomic window encodes:
- the LOC140998884 gene encoding leucine-rich repeat-containing protein 3-like translates to MCTGWCEERRTSSSGGRRRGEGVDLPSWLCVSLLFSALWGQVSPQCPDSCHCAWDTATVLCSDAGLREIPEGIPPETVSLHLERNYIRNIPERAFTDLIHLRDLYLSHNRIDSLASGALRHLGPEVRLLDLSHNQLRQANREEFGSTRAKTRLYHNPWHCDCALQELMETLNLEPETVNGIICESSVRGLGEGSRWEDPGSQGEHAGQPLVKLLDSGVNFCSLQRKTTDVAMLVTMFVWFFMVIVYVVYYVRQNQAEARRHLEYLKSLPSPRKTPTETDTLSTGF, encoded by the coding sequence ATGTGTACAGGCTGGTGTGAGGAGAGACGtaccagcagcagtggaggaagACGGAGAGGTGAAGGAGTGGATCTTCCTTCCTGGCTGTGCGTCTCGCTTTTGTTCTCGGCCCTGTGGGGCCAAGTGTCCCCCCAGTGCCCGGACAGCTGCCACTGTGCCTGGGACACGGCCACGGTGCTGTGCTCAGATGCTGGGCTGCGGGAGATCCCAGAGGGGATCCCACCAGAAACGGTCTCCCTCCACCTGGAACGCAACTATATCCGGAACATCCCTGAAAGGGCTTTCACCGACCTCATCCACCTGCGGGACCTGTACCTGTCCCACAACCGTATCGACTCACTGGCCTCAGGGGCCTTGCGGCATCTGGGCCCCGAGGTGCGTCTGCTGGACCTCTCACACAACCAGCTGAGGCAGGCCAACAGGGAGGAGTTTGGCTCCACTCGTGCAAAGACACGCCTCTACCACAACCCCTGGCACTGTGACTGCGCCCTCCAGGAGCTGATGGAGACTCTGAACCTGGAGCCCGAGACGGTGAATGGGATCATTTGTGAGAGCTCTGTGCGGGGGTTGGGCGAGGGGAGCAGGTGGGAGGACCCGGGGTCGCAGGGCGAGCACGCAGGTCAACCGCTCGTCAAACTGTTGGACTCTGGGGTGAACTTTTGCAGCCTGCAGAGGAAAACCACTGATGTGGCCATGCTGGTGACaatgtttgtttggttcttCATGGTCATTGTATATGTGGTGTACTATGTGAGGCAGAACCAAGCCGAGGCCCGGAGGCATTTGGAGTACCTGAAGAGTTTGCCCAGCCCACGCAAGACCCCGACAGAGACAGACACTCTGAGCACTGGTTTCTGA